From the genome of Burkholderiales bacterium:
AGGCGACGTTCTCGCGCTCGCTCGCGCGGCTGCCGCTGCCGCCGCGCACCGACCGCCGCCTGCTGCGGCTGATGCTGCTGGGCGCGCTCAACTGGTCGCAGACCTGGTACCGGCCGGGTCGCGACTCGCCGCAGGTGCTCGCGCGCCGCTTCGTGCGCCTCTTGCGCGAGTCGCTCGACGGTTGACGCCGCGCCCTCCCCTCCCTTCGCCCCAGGACCCGCGATGAACGTTCCCCCCAAGGTGCTGATCACCAAGATCGGCCTCGACGGCCACGATCGCGGCAGCCGCATCGTCGCGGCGCACCTGCGCGACGCGGGCATGGAGGTCGTCTACACGCCGCCGTGGCAGGAGATTCCGGCCGTCGTGAAGCTCGCGCTCGAGGAGGACGTCGACGTGATCGGCGTCTCGTCGCTCGCGACCGACCACCTGATCGTCCCCAAGCTGATGGCGGCGCTGCGCGAGGCCGGTCTCGCCGACGTCGCGGTGATCGTCGGCGGCATCGTGCCCGACGAGGACGAGCGCGCGCTCCTCGATGCCGGGGTCGCGCGCGTGTTCCATCCCGGGGCCGCGCTCGACGACATCGCCGCCTGCGTGCGCGATTCGACCGCGCGCGTGCGTGCCGCCCGCTTCCCCGCCTGACCCGAGGCCCCGCGATGAACAAGCCGCTGCCCGATCCGGTTCCCGCCTCGACCGCCGATGCCGAGGTGCGCTGGGAGGCCGACTACGCCGCGCAGATCGGCGTCGACCGGACCGTCCACAACCGCTCCGGCATCCCGATCAAGCCGCTGTACACGCCGCTCGACGTCGATCCTTCGCGTTTCGACGCCGACGTGGGCTTTCCGGGCCAGCCGCCCTACACGCGCGGCATCTACGCGACGATGCACCGCGGCCGCACCTGGACGCAGCGCCAGCTGATCGGCCTCGGAACCCCCGGCGCGTACAACGCGCGGCTGCGCGACATCCTCGACCAGGGGGCGACCGCGGTGTCGCTCATCCCCTGCAACTCGGTGTTCCGCGGCTACGACATGGACGAGGTCGACGCGGAACTCCTCGGGACCTGCGGCGTCGTGGCGAACAGCGCCGGGCACATGGCGACCTGCCTCGACGGCGTCGACCTCGCGACGACCTCGTGCGCGATGAACGACCCGACGCCGTTCACGCTGCTCGCGTTCATGCTCGCGGTCGCGAAGCGGCGCGGCGTCGACCCCCGCTCGATCACCGGCACGTCGAACCAGAGCGACTGCATCTCGCACTTCGTCGCCAACCACATGTTCTTCCGGCTCGCGCTGCCCGGCGCGCGGCGCATCCTCGTCGACCACATCCGCTGGTGCAACGAGCACCTGCCGCGCTGGAATCCGCTGTCGGTGGTGGGCCAGCACATGCAGCAGGCGGGCGCGACGCCGGCGGAAGCGATGGGCTTCACGATCGCCTCCGCGCTCCAGTACGCGGATGATTGCGTCGCCGCGGGCATGGCCCCCGACGACTTCCTGCCGCGCTTCACCTTCTTCTTCGACGTCTCGCTCTCGTTCTTCGAGGAGGTCGCGAAGTTCCGCGCCGGCCGCCGGATCTGGGCACGTCTGACCCGCGAGCGCTACGGAGCTCGCGATCCCCGCTCCCGGCGCTTCAAGTTCCACGCGCAGACCTCGGGCGTCGACCTGACGCGCCAGCAGCCGCTCAACAACATCGCGCGCGTCACCGCGCAGGCGATCGCCGGCATCTTCGGCGGCCTGCAGTCGCTGCACACCGACGCGTACGACGAAGCCCTGTCGTGCCCGACGCAGTTCGGCGCGCGCATCGCCGTCGCGACGCAGAACATCCTGCGCGAGGAGGCGCACCTGACCGACGTCATCGACCCGCTCGGCGGCAGCTACTACGTCGAGGCGCTCACCGACGCGATGGAGGAGCGCGTGCTCGCCGTGATCGCGGACGTCGAACGCGAAGGCGGCATGTACCGCGCGGTCGAATCGGGCTACGTCCAGCGGCGCATCGGCGAGTCGGCGCGGCGGTTCCAGGAGCGCATCGACCGCGGCGAGCAGACGGTGGTGGGCGTGAACGCCTGGCGCGTCGACGAGGCGCCCGACACGCGGCCGGCGCTCGCGAAGCCCGACGTGGCGGACATGCGCGCGCATCTCCACGCCTTCCGCGCGTGGAAGGCGTCGCGTCCGGGCGAGGCGGTCGCGCGCGCACTCTCCGG
Proteins encoded in this window:
- a CDS encoding cobalamin B12-binding domain-containing protein; the encoded protein is MNVPPKVLITKIGLDGHDRGSRIVAAHLRDAGMEVVYTPPWQEIPAVVKLALEEDVDVIGVSSLATDHLIVPKLMAALREAGLADVAVIVGGIVPDEDERALLDAGVARVFHPGAALDDIAACVRDSTARVRAARFPA
- a CDS encoding methylmalonyl-CoA mutase, translating into MNKPLPDPVPASTADAEVRWEADYAAQIGVDRTVHNRSGIPIKPLYTPLDVDPSRFDADVGFPGQPPYTRGIYATMHRGRTWTQRQLIGLGTPGAYNARLRDILDQGATAVSLIPCNSVFRGYDMDEVDAELLGTCGVVANSAGHMATCLDGVDLATTSCAMNDPTPFTLLAFMLAVAKRRGVDPRSITGTSNQSDCISHFVANHMFFRLALPGARRILVDHIRWCNEHLPRWNPLSVVGQHMQQAGATPAEAMGFTIASALQYADDCVAAGMAPDDFLPRFTFFFDVSLSFFEEVAKFRAGRRIWARLTRERYGARDPRSRRFKFHAQTSGVDLTRQQPLNNIARVTAQAIAGIFGGLQSLHTDAYDEALSCPTQFGARIAVATQNILREEAHLTDVIDPLGGSYYVEALTDAMEERVLAVIADVEREGGMYRAVESGYVQRRIGESARRFQERIDRGEQTVVGVNAWRVDEAPDTRPALAKPDVADMRAHLHAFRAWKASRPGEAVARALSGLARSAQGDGGNVFGAVVAAAEAGCTHGEICATLRREVGFGHPLVVV